The genome window GAAGTGAGCCAAGTCAGCCAATGATTGATGAAGACTCAGTTGCTTAAGGTTAATCAATTGGTAACTCTCATGGCTATAGATTTAAATATGTGTAATATATTAAGGTATTCCCTTTATTGATTTCAGTCTAACTCACCCAAAAGGTAAACTCAATCCATAGTAGCGGTGCTCGGTGTAGAAAAGCATTCCCGAGTTTTCCACTGCCATGTCGTAGGTTAATCCAGTGCTTAATAATCCTGGACTGATGGTCCATTCACCTCCCACAAATATGTAAATGGGTCCTTGGGGCTTGAAATGCTTGGCATTACGATAATAACgctaaaaaataactttgttTTTTCATATTCAAAATAATTGTGTGATAAAACGATACCATATTCCAGGTTCTATTGTTGTTCTTATCGAAATGATCCACTCTCTGGTCCAACCAAAGTTCCTCCACAGAAGCCAACTCgttttttgaatatatttctaGTACTGGTTCGTGATTAAGCAACTCCACATTTCTTCTATAAGGATTAAAAGTAGCCAAAAAACTGGGCAgacaaaaaattaattgcacTGAAAAATTGAGCCACTTCATGTTGATTAACCGGTGTTAAAATGATCAGAAATAAGTAGTGCAAACTTTTTATATGAGCAGCATACCCCTATGAAAAACAGTCATGCATATTTAAATGATATATGGAATTCACAGACCAAGGTTAATGCAAAATATTGTTGCAACAGCAGATAAAACTTATTCAGAATAAAGAGGACTGTAAACGTGATATGCATTTATGACGCACAGTTTTCTACATATCTTCGCCAAAagattttgattttatattcAGCTACGGTTTTATTCAAAAAGCTTTAAAAATTTTACTACTTTTGCTTTTCTAAATCGTCTAGCTCAGACAACTTTATACGGCCCAAAGCCGCTTCCAGCCACCACGTCGTATACGCAACGTCGCTGCAGATAAACACACACCCACTCAAATAACAAGCAGCTGAAAAGTAAGAGGcgacaccaaaaaaaaaaagttaagaaTACAACAATATTTTTATAGCGCTGACGCGGAAAAGGAAGGGAAACATAAAAATGTAAGCAGCTGCGCGAACAAGCAACAGGAGAATGCACAAAATGTGTAATTGgcatattactcatacgccccgtaaCCAGGACAATGGCGCGCGACGAGAGAGGAGCAATCCCGCCGTGTCATCGCTTGTCCTGTGCATTCGCTGCGAAAGGATTGCGGAAACGAAAGTCGAAGGGGATAAATGGAAAATTCCTTGGTGCATTATTTGTGCATATTTTTCGATCTCGGTAGAAGGAGCTGTAGGTGTGAATAAATTgagaaagaaaaatataaataaaacagctttaaattatttcaaatcctTTAATTACGGTTCTAAAACAgaacttatatatataaatatatatatatgtaactTAATATATCCACCAAATTAATTGTTTAACCTGCACTTTACTAAAGCGCACTGCAATAAATGCCTATTGTTTGTACATGATATACGAAATATTCCAGGATACCAACCCCATACACTTGGGGCCTCTTAACAACAATGGGGTTATGaaaagttattattattgtggcTCTTTGTCGTTGTTGTTATTCTTGGTATACTTTCTGCCCGGAAAAAAGTGCAAATTGGTTAAATCGAGCAATTGATGTTGAGCCTCTTATTTACTCAGCTGATTTTCCACACCGGCGTAAAGCGTGACGACGGAGCAAAGGATTATTCACCATGAGAACAATCCACGGAACGGAAAAATGCACCAGAAACTGGCTTCCCAATATCATCAGCATATTAATAACATTTTGCATACGTGCATGGCAGCATTCCACATGTGCTCAATTCCATTCGCCAACCAAAAAGATTTCActtttatgaatatttattaaaaaatccCTTTTTGAGAAATATTTCGATGGCAAAAAAGGACTTTGAGTTTGCTCTTTGAGCCAGAGGAGAGCAGTTATGTGTGTTTAAAACATTaacattattttaaaatgaactTTCTTATAAAATAGCTCATTAAATATATCCAAAACTGCTAATATAAGCATTGAGATACATGTACTGAGGGCCTTAAACACCGTATAAGCAAGATCTGCAAGATCATTAAACAGGCAATTTAACATGAAGACGATTCAGGTGCGTATTTCCCCTCAAAAGGACCTCTTCCTTGTCCACACTGTAAAGCTTTCGTCTGCGAGCATGCGCTTGGAAAAAGGACTCAAGTCGAGTGGTAATCACAGCGAATCCTGCTAGTGAACCTTTCTCTCTGCTTTCCACTGCTCCCAAGTAACGTCCTTTATGAATGGCCTCCTGTTGCTCGAGACATAACAGGTGGCAAGGCTGGGAGAGATAGCTTTAATGGAGCTGTTGACTGTTCACCGAAACTGGAGCCCCacggtggaggtggaggttCAAACCCGAGATATATCGATGGGGCTGTGGCTTTGTAACCACTGCCAGCTTTCGGACACCTTGACACTGTGACACACTAGAAACATTTAAATACTTGCAAAAAACACACTATCTCAGGGATGTTGCCTTGAATTCTGTTTATGGTCCGAAGTGTATTAGCTTCTAGGAACGGCAAGTGACTTTATGCCCTGTTAGCTTATGTTCCGCCTTGTAAAGTGTAAAATGAACGGCTGATGAGCCCAGCATATGACATTTACTGCACATTAACTAATTAAATAGTATAAATTCATTTCAGAGCATAATAAAGGAGAGCAAATTAAAGGGAGTCGAATAAGTACAGCTTAACTGGGCATAAATAGATAGTGTCTCAATTTTAGAACTAATACTTTGATAGAACCATTTATTGGCATGCCTATTCAATTCAAGCGGGCATCCACTGTAAAGTTATCCTTCTCCCACTGGGACACTGGTTACCCGACAAACTTCGTCGACTTTTCGAATTCAGAATCATAATTTAATAAGAGTTCCAACTGGCGCTGGAGGAGGGGAGCAGTGCTGAAGCTGGCGATTCTCCACGGTGGCTGCTTAATTAGCCGTGGGTGTTCTTCCAGTTGGCCAGAGCACTTTAATTGAGTGCAGGGATGGGTCGAGGGGTGCCAAAGTAACAATTAAAGTGATATCTGCTTTACAAAACTTGTGCAAACTCCTAAGAGACCAcaagaattttatttttaaaatatggcATTCATACAGGAAAAATATTCTAGGAGTTGCACTCTGTTTTGAAATCGTTTGGAGGTAGTGGAGCCAAAATTTCTTGATTATGTAGAATCCCAGGTgatttcttcttttttcttCTTGCCTtcctcttgttttttttttccgttTCGTTGATTAAGATCTTAATGATTTGCAAGATTGTTGTTCTCGCCAATGACTTgatgaattttaaaatttggCTGTGGCTGCGGAATCTTATGGTTTGACTGTCTTTCATTTGGCTGTTGAGTATTGTAGCTTGGACTACTCTGTTGATTTGAGTCCTGATTAGGCTGTTCATGTGTGATCTGTTGATCCTTTTTCGCTAAACGTCTTGGGCTCGCTCCATTTTGTTGACCATTGAGTAGAATTCCCTCAACAGCAAAAGATTTTGTTGTATAATGCGGTGCCTGTTGTCGACACCCTTTGTATCCTGGGCACCTGTTGTCGCTCTGACTTTGAGAATGACCgtttccaaaaaaaaagccCTAGGTCCTTGATGCAACCTATGGTTCCACAGATTGAGTTTCGGCAAATTCCTCGATTCGATGTGTTTCGGCCGAGTGTTTCGTAATGACATTTTACTTATTCCATCTATTATGTGCATCTGCTCACGCTCCTTATCTTTATTATGCCAGTGGTAAACAAGTGCGCCTTCAAGTCCGAAAGCGAGTCCGTGGCAAACTCGCATTGATTTCAAGCCAGAGGCCGCGAATAGAGCTCATCTACTAGAGATTTTGGCAGTCGGGTAAAGCAGTTCTCCTTCTCCAGCTGAGCGTGCAGTTCTAAAAGATAacagatataaatatttcaagaAGTTCTGAATAAATCAAGGAATAATTATCACAAATTTCTTTCATAAATCAAATCGGATTGGTTTGCATTGCTTACTTACTTTCGTAGGGAACAAATAGTTCGGTGGTGTGCGCGTTCCAATGTTTCTTGGTCTTCATACATGGTGATACGAAATCCTTGGAGTTGACGTTCATGTGGAGCCTTTGCAAGCTCTGTTCGGCATGGAATCCCACCTGGAAATCCTCCCAAAGAACTCCTTTTACTTTGACAGCCTCTTGCGCCAGATGATAAAGCTCCCTTAAGAGCGGCAGATGTGTCCGGTTAAGCTGAAAGACGTAAGTTTATTTTACAGGTTTGGAATAGtttttgctgcgattgacactTACATGAAAAATACTGGGAATGTCGGTCCGTGGAAGGGCCAAATAGTGGTGCTTCGCCTTGGAAAACTTGTCGGGCATAACTGCTCCGATTTACCGAGGTAATCAGGTAGAAGGTCCTCGCCATGTCTCTGATTAATCCGAATTGCCAAGACATGTCGAATTCTGGTGATTAAagtacaaataaataaatacaatgaCAAATAAATCTAGTAttcaaataaatcaatttcaatCAGCACCCGATAATAAATAATTGGAATCTGTGATATTTTTGGGGTATCATtacgaatttatttttatttagataAAAATATAAGGATTATAAAAAAAGGTTTTTAGTTTGgcaatgtatatttatatatataatgataTAACATAAGATAGATTTAGCATCTGCTGTTTTTATCGATGTCGCTCTTTAAATGCAATAACAATGCTAATTGGTTGtgttaaaatgtttaattatatgtaattcGAAATCATAAACCTTTGGTTTAATGATTTTAGAGGCTTGGTATCACTTCTGAGGTCTTGATTCACTACAAAATGCCAATTTGGGAAAGATTTTTGTGGATCTAAAGTCTTTCTGGTAGTTTACCAACTGCTTTTGGAAATTTGGAATTAGGAATTGTTTCAATAGGAAAAATGATCCTAAGATGATGGAGTTTGTGGCTGGGCTTGGACTGCATTCTGGCGGTTCTGTGGATTGAATATCTTATTTGGATTCCATTTCTGTCTAGCTCCCTTTTGCTGACTTGGCGGCCCAGCTTGACGACCGCTGACTGATGCAGCATTCGGAAATTGCTGACGCCCTGAATGGTACAGTGGATGAGGTTGACGACATGCGTTGAATCCTGGAGCCCTGAATCTGTTGTGCTGTTGATTATGCGGAAAGCGTGGACCAGTCCGAGGAGCCATTGGTCCACGTGGCCTAAAACGGGGCTGCTGCGGTTTCTGTGGTTGTCTATCAAAGTGCGGATTGTTCCGGAACTGATTGTTGGGATTCTTCTGATTCATCATGTTCACAGGAGGTCCGTTAATGTATTTGTCGTAACCATTCTGGGCCTGCTGCTGTTCCGGCGTTAAGGGCTTGCCTGGATTTTCATTGGAATACTGGGCGATAGCGGCAACGGGCTGAGTTTGAATAGGTTCTTCAGGCAGCAGCTCCGGTTTTGCCTCCGCCTCATCCAGTTTGGTTTCAGATatcattttcattattttatcGACTTTTTTTTTCTGATCGCGCTTGTCTTCCTTGAGCCGCCAGTGCTGATACAAGTGAGCTTTCAGATCCAGCAGCATATTAGTAACAAATTCGCACTGGTTGCATCGCAATGGCATCTTATCTCGCAACTTATTGTATGTCTCCTCCGAAATGGATTCAATGGATCCCTGAACACTGAGCATCAAGTACGCAATTTGAAAGGGCATGAATAGTTCCGTATTGAAACTATTCCAGTGACTTGGACGTTTCATGGCCATGGAATAGAAGTCGTCAGAAATAACATGGAGATTTAGACGATTCCAGAAGGTGTTGACTTTGAAACCGATGAGAAAATTACGCGACTCCAGGTGCTTCTGCTTCTCGATGATTTGATTCGCCAGATCCATCATGTGATCCAGCAAGGGCAGCTGCTCTTCGGTTAACTGATTATAGGGAAGGAGCATGAATAGTGAATTCAACCTTCTGCCACAAACCCACCTCAGTTATATCCCTGAACTCTTCCTTGGCCACCACCCTAAAGTGGTATTGCGATTTAGGATAGTCCGCTTTAATGACAACCGCCCGGTCACTCTCGATAAGGAAGTTCCTCTTATCCTTTAGCTTGCGCTTCAGCTCATCTCGGAAAAATGCCAATTTATCCGCCTCCATTTTCTTTTTGTATCCGTGGAAATTCCCGAAATCAAAGCAATTTGAAAGCAGCCCAGCTGACTCTTCTGCTTTCTGTGGGAATGAACTGGTTCCCTAGTCGGCGCTAGTGGTTCGCTGGCAAACTGATTTCGGATCTTGAAGGTGCCCCACCAGATGCCCCTTGAGTGATGGCAAATTTTTCGCTACAAACTCGCACTGATTACAAATGAGTGGCTTGGCCAGCAGCTCGTCTTTCAGTGATTTCGGGAGTCGCGAAATGCTATTCTCCTTCTCCAGCTGGGCGTAAAGCtctgaaatattaaattactaaaatatattaaaattcaTAACGATTAGCTAATACTGCCACACTTTCTGTATGGAATGCTCATAAAAACCGCCGCGCAAGCGCCGGCACATCTCTATTGGCTAACTTTAGATCATTagatttatttgcttttacAACAGGAACAGGCCACATATAAAGCCTGTTCCAATAGCCTTACTTGTGTAGGGCACAAACAGCTCGGTGTTGAATGAGTTCCAATGCTTCTTGGTCTTCAAGCTTGTTGATACGAAGTCCCTGGAGATGACGTGCAGGTGGAGCCTTTGCATGCTAGGTTCCGCGTGGAATCCTACGTTGAAGTCCTGCCACTGGACTCCTTTCACTTCCACAACATTCTTGGCCAGCAGATGCAGCTCCTCTAAGAGCGGCAGATGGCTACGGTTCAACTAAACGGAGTAAAGAAGTTGTTACTTGGAGATAGTAAACCGCTGGAGGCAGAGGCACAATCTTTGCTCACGTGAAAGATGCCTTGGGAAACTTGTCGGCAATGACCACTGCGACTTTTGAGGAAATGATCAAACTTTCTGGTTTCAAGATTTCTTTGGATAGTGCATTTGACCAGGACATAACAAACGCTGTTGCCTAATTTGCTTAGAATTGTAAGCGTATTCGCTACCGGAGTtcgaattttaattatattatctttttttttaaagcaaatatttaagttatttaaTTGGTAATTTGCCaggaactgttttcttttcttactcGCAGAGTTCCCAGTGCAGCACAGCTGGCCACATAAGCATCGATAACTATCGACGCCTCTATCGACTCTACATACTATTAAATCATCGACTTCAACTGCAAcaaactgaaaacaaaacaaaacctcTAACAGCTGGATGTTAGTGCTGGAAAACGTATATAGCTAGAGCTGCTTGCTACATTTTTCCACTGAAAATATGTTATTAAGCTAAAAATCAGTGTAATATACAAAACTTGTTtcatgcatttatgtattttaaaaTGCTTAATGTTGTGAACTTCTAAAATAACGATTTATTGGAGATTtcaattatattatatttgtgGTACCTAACCCACTGTCCGAATGGTGATGAATACCGATATGAGGGTTACTCGCTGGTATTTTTTCGCCGATCCCGTTGCGGTCATACTGTTGTTTACCTCTGTGCATGCCGCATAAATAGGAAAATTACGTGATAATTGTTTGTAAAAGCTGACTAAAATCGCTGCTGCCATGGAAGCCAAGTCCGTGCCGGCgccccagccacgcccccgtGCCATGGCTGAGCCGCTGCACATCCAGCGCTTGGAGGCGGCCCTCAACATGCGACCCTTCATGAATATGGCCAAAAGAAGCCTGCGGAAGCCACTGAGTAGCGACGAGGAAACGGACGACGAGCATGTGGTCAAGAGGGAACAGGATGGACAGGACTCTGACGACTCCTCCACCGTGGGCGTGGTCCGAATGAAACAGTCCAGGAAGCGGAAGTGTCGTCTGTTGGCGAGCAAGGAAGGTAAGTTGGTATCTGGAGCAGCTTAGTACACCTCCTAAAATTACCCTTAACAGAGCGACAAAGT of Drosophila mauritiana strain mau12 chromosome 3R, ASM438214v1, whole genome shotgun sequence contains these proteins:
- the LOC117145237 gene encoding LOW QUALITY PROTEIN: aprataxin-like protein (The sequence of the model RefSeq protein was modified relative to this genomic sequence to represent the inferred CDS: substituted 1 base at 1 genomic stop codon), which gives rise to MTATGSAKKYQRVTLISVFITIRTYVESIEASIVIDAYVASCAALGTLRLNRSHLPLLEELHLLAKNVVEVKGVQWQDFNVGFHAEPSMQRLHLHVISRDFVSTSLKTKKHWNSFNTELFVPYTKLYAQLEKENSISRLPKSLKDELLAKPLICNQCEFVAKNLPSLKGHLVGHLQDPKSVCQRTTSADXGTSSFPQKAEESAGLLSNCFDFGNFHGYKKKMEADKLAFFRDELKRKLKDKRNFLIESDRAVVIKADYPKSQYHFRVVAKEEFRDITELTEEQLPLLDHMMDLANQIIEKQKHLESRNFLIGFKVNTFWNRLNLHVISDDFYSMAMKRPSHWNSFNTELFMPFQIAYLMLSVQGSIESISEETYNKLRDKMPLRCNQCEFVTNMLLDLKAHLYQHWRLKEDKRDQKKKVDKIMKMISETKLDEAEAKPELLPEEPIQTQPVAAIAQYSNENPGKPLTPEQQQAQNGYDKYINGPPVNMMNQKNPNNQFRNNPHFDRQPQKPQQPRFRPRGPMAPRTGPRFPHNQQHNRFRAPGFNACRQPHPLYHSGRQQFPNAASVSGRQAGPPSQQKGARQKWNPNKIFNPQNRQNAVQAQPQTPSS